In one Molothrus ater isolate BHLD 08-10-18 breed brown headed cowbird chromosome 6, BPBGC_Mater_1.1, whole genome shotgun sequence genomic region, the following are encoded:
- the SYT12 gene encoding synaptotagmin-12, with translation MDTGHVSRSRFSVASSPPRWEIGLYAAGALALLGIAAINLWKLWRSGSYPAPSPFPNYDYRYLEQKYGAACPDIRNKRGLAPGSQRAPGRSSSSRKSSLRAEDTLESIQELGSLELMGRDLGLAHYGPLRKSISADSLNSISSIGNNFGQDFTVGQVEVCMEYDARAAALHVTLLQGKDLLEKEDARFESCFMRISLLPAEQIVGISRIQRSSYSVAFDERFSVPLDPAALEENSLRFSVFGVDEDERSVSTGVAELKLSDLELPTRPFNAWLYLQDTNKAVDTVGEILLSLSYLPTAERLTVVVVKAKNLVWSNGKVTADPFVKVYLLQDGRKISKKKTAVKRGDTNPVFNEAMIFSVPAIVLQELSLRVTVAESGEDGRGDNTGHVLIGPAASGMGTTHWNQMLATLRKPVSMWHPLRRN, from the exons ATGGACACCGGGCACGTGAGCAGGTCCCGCTTCAGTG TGGCCTCCAGCCCGCCGCGCTGGGAGATCGGGCTCTACGCCGCCGGCGCCTTGGCGCTGCTGGGAATCGCGGCCATCAACCTGTGGAAGCTGTGGCGCTCCGGGAGCTACCCGGCCCCTTCCCCGTTCCCCAACTATGACTACCGGTACCTGGAGCAGAAGTACGGAGCGGCGTGCCCGGACATCAGGAACAAG CGAGGGCTGGCCCCGGGTTCGCAGCGGGCTCCGGGCCGGAGCTCTTCATCCCGCAAGAGCAGCCTGAGGGCAGAGGACACCTTGGAGAGcatccaggagctgggcagcctggagctgaTGGGCAGAGACCTGGGCCTGGCCCACTACGGCCCCCTGCGGAAATCCATCTCGGCCGACTCCCTCAACTCCATCTCGTCCATCGGGAACAACTTCGGGCAGGATTTCACCGTGGGGCAGGTGGAGGTGTGCATGGAGTACGACGCGAGGGCGGCCGCCCTGCACGTCACGCTGCTGCAGGGCAAGGacctgctggagaaggaggacGCGCGCTTCGAGTCGTGCTTCATGCGGATCAGCCTCCTGCCGGCCGAGCAGATCGTCGGCATCTCCCGG ATCCAGAGGAGCTCCTACTCCGTGGCCTTCGACGAGCGCTTCTCGGTGCCGCTGGACCCGGCGGCGCTGGAGGAGAACAGCCTGCGCTTCTCCGTCTTCGGCGTGGACGAGGACGAGCGCAGCGTCAGCACCGGCGTGGCCGAGCTCAAGCTCTCCGACCTGGAGCTGCCCACGCGCCCCTTCAACGCCTGGCTCTACCTGCAGGACACCAACAAg GCGGTGGACACGGTGGGGGAGatcctgctctccctgagctACCTGCCCACGGCTGAGCGGCTCACGGTGGTGGTGGTCAAAGCCAAGAACCTGGTGTGGAGCAATGGGAAGGTGACCGCAG ATCCCTTCGTCAAGGTGTACCTGCTGCAGGACGGGAGGAAGATCAGCAAGAAGAAGACAGCAGTGAAGAGGGGAGACACCAACCCCGTGTTCAACGAGGCCATGATCTTCTCTGTGCCCGCCATCGTGCTCCAG gagctgtccctgcgCGTGACGGTGGCCGAGAGCGGCGAGGACGGGCGCGGTGACAACACGGGCCACGTGCTGATCGGGCCAGCGGCCAGCGGCATGGGCACCACGCACTGGAACCAGATGCTGGCCACGCTCCGCAAGCCCGTCTCCATGTGGCACCCGCTCCGCAGGAATTAG